The following nucleotide sequence is from Sparus aurata chromosome 22, fSpaAur1.1, whole genome shotgun sequence.
CAAGCAGGATCTtgaacagcagctgcagcatgtAGCTGAACAGCAGGATGCCCTTGAGCTGCACTTTGCCGTGTTCGTCTGAATACTTTGGAGCTTTAATCATCCCATTTTTACCAAGTTTCTGCTCCAAGCGTCCCCTCAGCTTGTTCTCTCGGCGAATCACCAGCAGGACATGGCCCAGATAGATGAGCGTGGGTGTAGAGACAAAGAGGATCTGGAGGACCCAGAAGCGTGTGTGTGATATGGGGAAAGATCGATCGTAGCAGGCCAGCCTGCAGCCGGGGCTTAGTGTGTTACAGTTCATGTTCGACTGTTCATCTCCCCATATTTTATCTATGCCGGCAGCCAGGATGAAGATCCTGAAGAGGAAAaggacactcatccagaccttCCCCACCACAGTGGAGTGTGACTGTACCTTGTCCAACAATGCAGACAGAATGGACCACTCCCCCATGATGCCAGACTacaagagaaaagaaagcaaTAGTGAATACACCGTGGACAAGCTACATGGCAGATTTCATTTAATCTGTCCCAATTTAACATATTCTTTATGAACAAGTAGATTTACGTAacctcattttaaaatgtaattaaattcaAAAAACGCTATTTGTCCCCAGGGGCCAACTGAAGGCATGTGAAGTAGCTGTACACGGACACAAACACATCGGCATGTAAAGTACACAGTCAGCACATTAAGAACATAAGACAGCATGTAAAGTACATAAGACAGCATGTTagttacacagacacaaacaagtcagcatGTTAGTTACACAGATACAAACAAGTCAACATGTTAGTTACACAGACATAAACGAGTCAGCATGTTagttacacagacacaaacaagacacaaacaacacaagtaCATAAGACAGCATGTTagttacacagacacaaacaagacacaaacaacacaagtaCATAAGACAGCATGTTagttacacagacacaaacaagacaGCATGTTagttacacagacacaaacaagacaGCATGTTagttacacagacacaaacaagacaGCATGTTagttacacagacacaaacaagtcagcatgttagttacacagacacaaacaagtcagcatgttagttacacagacacaaacaagacaGCATGTTagttacacagacacaaacaagtcagcatGTTAGTTACACAGATACAAACAAGTCAGCATGTTagttacacagacacaaacaagacaGCATGTTagttacacagacacaaacaagacaGCATGTTAGTTACACAGATACAAACAAGTCAGCATGTTAGTTACACAGATACAAACAAGTCAGCATGTTAGTTACACAGATACAAACAAGTCAACATGTTAGTTACACAGACATAAACGAGTCAGCATGTTagttacacagacacaaacaagacacaaacaagACAGCGTGTAAAGTACATAAGACAGCATGTTagttacacagacacaaacaagtctATATGTTagttacacagacacaaacaagtcagaTAGAATAAAATAGACTAATAAACTAAATAAGAAATGTATAGTATTTACATGAGGTACAAAGTAGCATTGAGGTAGGCTGGGTAGTGCATTTAGAGGCAGCAGCAAGTTAGTGCAAATGTGCAGCATGAAAAATGCAATAGAGAAGCAATGTACATAATCACTGTAATGCAACATTGATATTCCATCAGGAAAGAGGTTGCACATGTTTTGGATGAGTTGCTTTgatgaatgggaaaacaaaagaataaaatatttgACGATAAAAAGcttatacacacatacatacatgtgcaAATATACTTTATATCACATAATGAAGAGTGAAGCTAACAAACACAATGATTTATCTACACCAATG
It contains:
- the LOC115573735 gene encoding gap junction Cx32.2 protein-like; protein product: MGEWSILSALLDKVQSHSTVVGKVWMSVLFLFRIFILAAGIDKIWGDEQSNMNCNTLSPGCRLACYDRSFPISHTRFWVLQILFVSTPTLIYLGHVLLVIRRENKLRGRLEQKLGKNGMIKAPKYSDEHGKVQLKGILLFSYMLQLLFKILLEVAFIVGQYYIYGFILMPTVISFAQYPCRTPVNCFISRPTEKSIFIIFMLAMAVLSVILNIVEMFHLMVSRIREKKRRNNNLTERVTP